One genomic region from Leptospira montravelensis encodes:
- a CDS encoding patatin-like phospholipase family protein, translating into MKDLEGKIHLVSSLPLFRSLSKKEKVWVAEAVHIVESEREEVLFSAGDGNRSLYLILSGGIKLFLPKKGEGKREEEVQYLKKGEYFGIQSLLTGEKHSHTAVTVSESRFLVLSQSGFQKLIQKIPYLSVTFSKMLTKSLRGELLGGREYFRNSVVCLVHSDPMAKVNLAKDLVTSIEEESGKKSIILHFAQNGQTENPYLKNYKFKDSERIKETLGKQYASHSFIFLEVFPDTEEELKRLLIEEADHIENFISSDNSINLCNSITKESKENEILYHETNIRDIVDHGKWEIYVRRKARELSGVQMGVALGGGAALGLAQVGIMKVMEEEGIIPDMIAGTSIGAIIGAFWASGLGYKGILPLLGEIDSIFKMFKLVDLSFPGQGLLHGKHVRSLLEKYLGDLYFEDLPIKLRLISCDISTRQEIVLSEGKVLDAVMSSISIPGVFVPQPQENGKTYVDGGIVNPLPVSALTHEGIQKIIAINSMPSSKDEMKTNKLLNLNVLDIIVNSLYSLQYRIGKYSAQEADVYLNPILPNSNWFEFWRSAEFIQLGETVAKSSLQEIKQLFSEKS; encoded by the coding sequence ATGAAAGATTTAGAAGGGAAAATTCACCTAGTTTCGAGCCTACCCCTATTCCGAAGTTTATCTAAAAAAGAAAAAGTTTGGGTGGCTGAGGCGGTGCATATAGTCGAATCCGAACGCGAGGAAGTCCTTTTCAGCGCGGGAGATGGAAACAGAAGTTTATATTTAATTTTATCTGGTGGGATTAAACTCTTTCTTCCCAAAAAAGGAGAAGGAAAACGCGAAGAGGAAGTACAATACCTTAAAAAAGGGGAGTATTTCGGAATCCAATCCTTACTCACAGGTGAAAAACATAGTCATACAGCAGTTACCGTTTCCGAATCTAGATTTTTAGTTTTATCACAATCCGGATTTCAAAAATTAATCCAAAAGATTCCTTATTTATCTGTCACCTTTTCTAAAATGTTAACCAAATCTCTTCGGGGAGAACTTTTGGGAGGAAGGGAATACTTTCGCAATTCCGTAGTTTGTTTGGTACATTCCGATCCTATGGCAAAAGTCAATTTAGCGAAAGATTTGGTAACTTCCATTGAAGAGGAATCAGGAAAAAAATCGATCATTCTTCACTTCGCCCAAAATGGACAAACTGAAAATCCTTATCTAAAGAATTATAAATTTAAAGATTCGGAACGCATCAAAGAAACGTTAGGAAAACAATATGCCAGTCATTCCTTTATTTTTTTAGAAGTATTTCCCGACACGGAAGAAGAACTAAAACGTCTGTTAATCGAAGAAGCCGACCATATTGAAAACTTTATCTCTAGCGACAATTCAATCAATTTATGTAACTCGATTACCAAGGAATCCAAAGAAAACGAAATTCTATACCATGAAACAAATATTAGAGATATCGTCGATCATGGGAAATGGGAGATTTACGTCAGACGAAAAGCACGAGAACTTTCTGGGGTTCAAATGGGAGTGGCCCTGGGAGGTGGTGCCGCTTTAGGTCTTGCCCAAGTCGGAATCATGAAAGTTATGGAGGAAGAAGGGATCATTCCCGATATGATTGCAGGAACGAGTATTGGAGCAATCATTGGTGCTTTTTGGGCTAGTGGCCTAGGTTATAAAGGGATCTTACCACTGCTTGGTGAAATTGATAGTATATTCAAAATGTTTAAACTTGTAGACCTATCTTTTCCAGGCCAAGGTCTTTTGCATGGAAAACATGTTAGGTCACTTCTCGAAAAATATTTGGGGGATTTATATTTTGAAGACCTACCTATCAAACTAAGACTCATTAGTTGTGATATTTCCACAAGACAAGAAATAGTCCTCTCCGAAGGAAAAGTTTTGGATGCCGTGATGTCGAGTATTTCGATCCCTGGAGTCTTTGTACCCCAACCCCAAGAAAATGGTAAAACCTATGTAGATGGTGGGATTGTGAACCCTCTTCCCGTTTCTGCTCTTACCCATGAAGGAATTCAAAAAATTATCGCCATCAATTCCATGCCCAGCTCCAAAGATGAGATGAAAACAAACAAACTATTAAATTTGAATGTTCTTGATATTATTGTAAATAGTTTGTATTCCCTGCAATATCGCATTGGAAAGTACAGTGCACAGGAAGCAGATGTGTATTTGAATCCAATTCTACCCAATTCCAATTGGTTTGAGTTTTGGCGGAGTGCTGAATTTATCCAATTAGGGGAAACTGTAGCAAAAAGTTCTTTGCAGGAAATCAAACAACTGTTTAGCGAAAAATCTTAA
- a CDS encoding BamA/OMP85 family outer membrane protein, with translation MNIRKKIKFVSFFLLSLLLLVSAEWVSLWSNRTVYLDKVITKIEFKGNINTSSDDILDLMDMRPGIQLSQGILNADMRALFVSGYFYHIDIQGEADGEGVKILVVVKERPRVKDIDFIGADEVFPSDLRDKIPLKENEVITPKKVTLSKDVILKKYRDEGFFLAYVRFETEPVNPETNTVKVKFIIDEGEEIPVSKINIFGNSEIDTYDLQGIMDLKESGIIESGVFKESAFESDKQKIAAYLKSRGYVDAELSNEGTNWEIRWENPQKKDKRVVIVNFKIIEGEQYFYNGYSTSHDMTIAPNGMPQFLNKENNPVGTPKEEWSPVYPIKYLEDQYEFAPSDVGEVFDETKFQKDRASINEAYSAKGYLFAQVIPRRKVIELSDGSLSRYENCDKRSSSDAIADCNEEHSRLNVAKLRRIYEEEPKLRGKKFIHVDFTIRENNLAFIENIIIKGNKKTQDRVVRRELLFKPGDLFNSTLVNRSRERIFNLGYFKEVNFNMRPGSDETKMNLIIELVEQPTGTVSMGGGYGTITGFSIFTQLGENNLNGTGQQINGRVEFGPIRRYLQISWTEPWFMDKPWSLTLSAFYSSRTLFVGATSITENNNQGIKEVASYERSGVGVSAGLGHRFLINWTHFHRYSPSFFASTRPTSLVSDQVLAEVDRGWQFRSQLTNGVAYDSRDNVFNSTQGFNLIFSVDNVGQFLGGESHFDQFSPILEYYHTWFDYTFFGLIRKNALRRWRVVQQFRTSSVFTFERTPKYKAQDKERIPYIQVQDRLFLGGYESLRGWFFDDKYYPDEWKDGASSRVLFTSELRFPIEPSLLWFVVFFDGGAMYEQINRAVGERKEFFKNYDSLVRAQRVSEPVETYLYENYNSYGQKLPESPLVVNDPGNLVLSSKNLSMQNFRFSWGFGLRIQIPVLPLRLYFAQRIRYTGVEDRPFGLYPDNNSFQFVFGIGDMRF, from the coding sequence TTGAATATTCGAAAAAAAATAAAATTTGTAAGTTTCTTTCTTTTATCTCTCCTGTTACTGGTTTCGGCAGAGTGGGTATCCCTTTGGTCGAATCGAACTGTATATTTAGATAAAGTCATTACTAAGATTGAGTTTAAAGGAAATATCAATACTTCCTCAGATGATATTTTAGATTTGATGGACATGCGTCCAGGAATTCAACTTTCCCAGGGAATTTTAAACGCAGATATGCGCGCATTATTTGTTTCTGGATATTTTTATCATATTGATATCCAAGGTGAGGCAGATGGTGAGGGCGTAAAAATCCTAGTAGTCGTTAAAGAAAGACCGCGCGTAAAAGATATAGATTTTATAGGAGCCGATGAAGTATTCCCTTCTGACTTACGAGATAAGATTCCCTTAAAAGAAAACGAGGTGATTACTCCAAAAAAAGTAACACTTTCAAAAGATGTAATTTTAAAAAAATACCGCGATGAAGGTTTTTTCTTAGCCTATGTTCGTTTTGAGACAGAACCTGTAAATCCAGAGACTAACACTGTTAAGGTGAAATTTATTATCGATGAAGGTGAAGAGATTCCTGTCAGCAAAATTAACATCTTCGGGAATAGCGAAATAGATACTTATGATCTACAAGGGATCATGGATTTAAAAGAAAGTGGTATTATTGAATCGGGAGTATTTAAGGAATCTGCTTTTGAGTCTGACAAACAAAAAATTGCCGCTTATTTAAAATCTAGGGGATATGTGGATGCTGAGCTTAGCAATGAAGGAACAAATTGGGAAATTCGATGGGAAAATCCGCAAAAAAAAGATAAACGAGTTGTGATCGTTAATTTTAAAATCATTGAAGGTGAACAATATTTCTACAACGGATATTCCACAAGTCATGATATGACCATTGCGCCCAATGGGATGCCGCAATTTTTGAATAAAGAAAATAACCCTGTTGGCACACCGAAAGAAGAATGGTCACCGGTTTACCCCATCAAGTATTTAGAAGACCAATATGAATTTGCTCCTTCCGATGTGGGAGAAGTATTTGATGAAACTAAATTTCAAAAAGATAGAGCTTCGATTAACGAAGCGTATTCGGCCAAAGGTTATTTATTTGCTCAGGTAATTCCTCGAAGGAAGGTTATCGAGCTGAGTGACGGCTCCTTATCTCGATATGAAAATTGTGACAAACGAAGTAGTTCTGATGCGATTGCTGATTGTAATGAAGAACATAGCCGTTTAAACGTAGCTAAATTAAGAAGAATATATGAAGAAGAGCCAAAGTTAAGAGGAAAAAAATTCATACATGTGGATTTTACCATTCGTGAAAATAACTTAGCTTTTATTGAAAACATCATTATCAAGGGAAACAAAAAAACCCAAGATAGAGTGGTTCGACGGGAACTTCTATTCAAACCTGGAGACCTCTTTAATTCCACTCTTGTAAACAGATCAAGGGAACGTATTTTTAACTTAGGTTATTTTAAAGAAGTAAACTTTAATATGCGGCCAGGTTCCGACGAAACCAAAATGAATTTGATTATAGAACTTGTGGAACAACCAACAGGTACGGTCTCAATGGGAGGTGGTTACGGAACGATTACCGGTTTTTCCATATTTACTCAGTTAGGTGAAAATAACCTAAACGGAACAGGCCAACAGATCAATGGGCGTGTGGAGTTTGGACCTATCCGAAGATATTTACAAATATCCTGGACAGAACCTTGGTTTATGGACAAACCTTGGTCACTCACACTTTCTGCATTTTACTCCTCTCGAACTTTGTTTGTGGGTGCTACCTCCATTACAGAAAACAACAACCAAGGGATTAAAGAAGTTGCCTCTTATGAACGTTCGGGTGTGGGTGTGAGTGCTGGTCTTGGGCACCGTTTTCTTATTAACTGGACACACTTTCATCGTTATTCACCTTCCTTTTTTGCATCGACAAGGCCTACCTCTCTGGTTTCGGATCAAGTTTTGGCGGAAGTGGATCGTGGTTGGCAATTTCGGTCACAGTTGACCAATGGTGTCGCTTATGATAGTCGGGATAACGTATTTAACTCTACCCAAGGTTTCAATTTAATTTTTTCTGTAGATAACGTAGGACAATTTCTTGGTGGAGAGTCACACTTTGACCAGTTTAGTCCAATTTTAGAATATTATCATACTTGGTTTGATTATACGTTTTTTGGACTTATTCGTAAAAACGCTCTTAGGCGATGGCGTGTGGTCCAACAGTTTAGGACTTCTTCTGTTTTCACATTTGAAAGGACACCGAAATACAAAGCACAAGATAAAGAAAGAATTCCCTATATTCAGGTGCAAGATCGTTTGTTCCTCGGTGGATACGAATCTCTTCGCGGTTGGTTTTTTGATGATAAATACTATCCGGATGAATGGAAGGATGGTGCTTCGAGTCGAGTACTTTTCACTTCGGAACTTCGTTTTCCGATCGAACCTTCCTTACTCTGGTTTGTAGTATTCTTCGACGGTGGAGCTATGTATGAACAAATCAACAGAGCCGTAGGGGAAAGAAAAGAATTCTTTAAGAACTATGATTCGCTCGTACGTGCACAGCGGGTTTCGGAGCCAGTGGAAACCTATTTATATGAAAATTATAATTCATATGGTCAAAAACTTCCCGAATCACCACTCGTGGTGAATGATCCTGGAAATTTAGTCCTATCTAGTAAAAACTTATCAATGCAGAACTTTCGATTTTCTTGGGGTTTTGGACTTAGGATTCAAATACCGGTATTACCGCTTCGTTTATATTTTGCGCAGAGAATTCGTTATACGGGAGTAGAGGACAGACCTTTTGGACTTTATCCTGACAATAATAGTTTTCAATTTGTTTTTGGTATTGGGGATATGCGATTCTAA
- a CDS encoding ATP-dependent helicase: MELVGLNSEQKKAVESVEGPLLILAGAGSGKTRVITYRIANLILNHKVYPNQILAVTFTNKAAEEMRSRCRSLLSEGNSEPFVRTFHSLCLYLLRREGKVLGLGNNFTVYDSDMQESLIKEILKSKDMDTKEFRPSSLANIFSQAKDSFLTAEEYAKKKADDSYTKTIASVFLEYEKRKTLRNALDFGDLILKTVILFRDFPVILEKYQRLWKYIMVDEYQDTNKIQYHLVQSLSSFHKNLCVVGDDDQSIYSWRGADISNILNFKKDYPDAVVVKLEENYRSTKTIIETAAALISNNKQRTNKTLRTENPMGDKIKLTSYQNEMEEAEGIVQKIQLGVRKGQKYSNFAVFYRTNSQSRYFEEALRKRAIPYKIFGGFRFFDRKEVKDLIAYLSVVVNPVDSTSLLRIINSPPRGIGETTVSRLLSHSVNEGVSLFECLGKEVPGIKKGTIQKLTSLYRMFDSAMEDLGKKTPSEIAYEVLEHSGYREFLENEGTEDSFSRLSNLNEFVNALKEFEENNPEATLEEYLANISLITSEDNTKDLPDYVILMTVHNAKGLEFQHVFMAGMEEGTFPHFLSIDSPDGLEEERRLAYVAITRARKNLEISFSRFTRKFGDVDARLPSQFLEELPSEFIEGEFTENRYGVRRPEFTPRAERFQKSEEKFESVQAKVGDGDFQLGTKVRHKVYGEGRILSISGSGDNRKVEVRFGAHLDKKFLLAYTPLEIIS, translated from the coding sequence GTGGAGTTAGTTGGACTCAATTCAGAACAGAAAAAAGCAGTTGAATCGGTAGAAGGTCCATTACTGATTCTTGCCGGTGCGGGATCGGGAAAAACTCGAGTCATTACTTACCGGATTGCTAATTTAATCTTAAATCATAAGGTCTATCCAAACCAAATTCTGGCTGTTACATTTACGAATAAAGCAGCTGAAGAAATGCGCAGTCGCTGTCGGAGTTTGTTATCTGAAGGAAATAGCGAACCTTTTGTCCGAACTTTTCACTCACTTTGTTTGTATTTGTTAAGACGGGAAGGAAAGGTCCTGGGGCTCGGAAATAATTTTACTGTTTATGACAGTGATATGCAAGAATCCCTTATCAAAGAAATTCTAAAATCCAAAGATATGGATACGAAAGAATTTCGTCCTTCCAGTTTAGCTAATATTTTTTCTCAAGCAAAGGATTCCTTTTTAACAGCCGAAGAGTATGCTAAAAAAAAAGCAGATGATTCTTATACAAAAACAATTGCCTCCGTTTTTTTAGAGTATGAAAAACGAAAAACTTTACGAAATGCTTTGGATTTTGGAGATCTGATTCTTAAAACTGTGATTCTATTTCGTGATTTTCCTGTAATTTTGGAAAAATACCAAAGACTATGGAAATACATCATGGTAGATGAATACCAGGATACTAATAAAATCCAATACCATTTAGTCCAATCACTATCTTCTTTTCATAAAAATCTATGTGTTGTTGGGGATGACGACCAATCCATATATTCTTGGCGTGGTGCAGATATTTCGAATATTCTAAATTTCAAAAAGGATTACCCCGACGCGGTTGTTGTTAAATTAGAGGAAAATTATAGGTCTACTAAGACTATCATAGAAACTGCAGCCGCGTTAATTTCTAATAATAAACAAAGAACCAATAAAACCCTTAGGACAGAAAATCCAATGGGAGATAAAATCAAACTGACTTCTTATCAAAATGAAATGGAAGAAGCAGAAGGGATTGTTCAGAAAATCCAATTGGGAGTTAGGAAAGGGCAAAAATATTCCAATTTTGCAGTATTTTATAGAACCAATTCCCAATCCAGATACTTTGAAGAGGCACTTAGAAAAAGAGCCATTCCCTATAAGATTTTTGGTGGGTTTCGATTTTTTGACAGAAAAGAAGTAAAAGATTTAATCGCTTACCTGTCAGTGGTAGTCAATCCAGTAGATTCTACATCCCTCCTACGAATCATTAACTCACCACCACGTGGTATTGGTGAGACGACTGTGAGCCGACTCTTATCACATTCTGTAAACGAAGGTGTATCTTTATTTGAATGTTTAGGAAAAGAAGTTCCCGGAATCAAAAAAGGCACCATACAAAAACTGACTTCTTTATATCGAATGTTTGATTCGGCAATGGAAGACCTTGGTAAAAAAACACCTTCCGAGATTGCTTATGAAGTTTTGGAACACTCAGGGTATAGAGAATTTTTAGAAAATGAAGGAACAGAAGATTCCTTTTCTAGACTTTCCAATTTAAATGAATTTGTAAATGCTCTTAAAGAATTTGAGGAAAACAATCCAGAGGCCACGCTGGAAGAATACCTTGCAAACATTTCTCTCATCACAAGTGAAGACAATACCAAAGATTTGCCAGATTATGTGATCCTTATGACAGTACACAATGCTAAGGGACTTGAATTCCAACATGTTTTTATGGCTGGAATGGAAGAGGGAACCTTTCCTCATTTTCTATCGATTGATTCTCCCGATGGGTTAGAAGAAGAGAGAAGGTTGGCTTATGTAGCAATCACTAGGGCACGTAAAAATTTGGAGATTAGTTTTTCCAGGTTTACCAGAAAATTTGGAGATGTAGATGCTAGGCTGCCCTCACAATTTTTAGAAGAGTTACCTAGTGAATTCATCGAAGGTGAATTTACTGAAAATCGTTACGGAGTGCGAAGGCCTGAATTTACGCCAAGAGCGGAAAGGTTTCAAAAATCTGAGGAGAAGTTTGAATCTGTTCAGGCAAAAGTGGGTGATGGTGATTTCCAATTGGGAACTAAGGTTCGGCATAAAGTATACGGCGAAGGACGAATTTTATCCATTTCTGGATCCGGGGACAATCGAAAAGTCGAAGTTCGATTTGGTGCTCATTTAGATAAAAAATTCTTATTGGCATATACACCATTAGAGATAATTTCATAA
- a CDS encoding MotA/TolQ/ExbB proton channel family protein, whose product MFFPFAKSDSIISSVPPQTIPILIIFVSIVGFTIIVERLVYYFRLKAIPQDHFRRVRELARDQKWDEAKDILGQDIQSPAAVLLRMAFDLKRRGVLFWEEDIRQEGFRQIYLMERYLTGLGTIATIAPLLGVLGTVIGIVRSFAEGAGTQGAEVGISEALITTAMGLGIAIPAYIFYNLFSRMKEERITEMENVTDLVLPHLNK is encoded by the coding sequence ATGTTTTTTCCTTTCGCTAAATCAGACTCAATCATTTCCTCGGTTCCTCCGCAAACCATTCCTATTTTAATCATCTTTGTATCCATCGTTGGTTTTACGATCATTGTGGAACGACTTGTTTATTACTTCCGACTGAAAGCCATTCCGCAGGATCATTTTCGTCGTGTCCGTGAACTAGCTCGGGATCAAAAATGGGATGAGGCAAAAGATATACTCGGACAAGACATTCAGTCTCCCGCAGCAGTTCTTCTTCGTATGGCATTTGACCTCAAAAGGCGCGGAGTTCTGTTTTGGGAGGAAGATATTCGTCAAGAAGGCTTTCGCCAAATTTATTTAATGGAAAGATATCTAACTGGCCTTGGTACCATTGCCACCATCGCTCCGTTACTCGGAGTTTTAGGTACGGTGATTGGAATCGTTCGTTCTTTTGCAGAAGGAGCAGGAACCCAGGGTGCGGAAGTTGGTATTTCGGAAGCATTGATTACCACGGCTATGGGGCTTGGAATAGCAATTCCTGCTTACATTTTTTACAATCTTTTCTCTCGAATGAAAGAGGAAAGAATCACGGAAATGGAAAACGTCACTGATTTGGTGTTACCACACCTAAATAAATAA
- a CDS encoding ExbD/TolR family protein, translated as MKFRKSQKSFNNIELAPLIDVISFIVIYFLMNATLEKNTALKVELPRSSSVAKEKQKDELVITVDKQGKIYLDQNSEAVPLEGLTEKINGFLGPEKERDPKKNKVIIRGDGGASYQVVVKVIDAVNAAGVSRFNLAMVKGTSK; from the coding sequence ATGAAATTTCGCAAATCGCAAAAATCATTTAATAATATTGAGCTTGCTCCTCTCATTGATGTTATCTCCTTTATCGTTATTTATTTTTTGATGAATGCAACGTTAGAGAAAAACACTGCTTTGAAAGTGGAATTACCTCGCTCCTCTAGTGTTGCTAAAGAAAAACAAAAAGACGAACTTGTGATCACTGTTGATAAACAAGGTAAAATATATTTAGATCAAAATTCGGAAGCGGTTCCTTTAGAAGGACTTACTGAAAAGATCAATGGTTTTCTTGGGCCTGAAAAGGAAAGAGATCCTAAAAAAAACAAAGTTATTATTCGTGGAGATGGTGGTGCGTCCTACCAAGTTGTGGTTAAGGTAATCGATGCAGTCAATGCTGCGGGTGTTAGTCGCTTTAACTTAGCAATGGTAAAAGGCACATCAAAGTGA
- a CDS encoding PLP-dependent cysteine synthase family protein yields the protein MIDPISKGIDDLGNSLLQALNNVQGIFGKELSVAKPIVDNVLQLIGNTPLIRLNRIGSENAGVQFYLKAEFLNPTGSAKDRTAFAMYLDAEKRGKLKKGMSVVLVGAGSSSVSFTWIGKVKGYPVFCLVPLQTSPERIQLLRSYGAEVTVTNESDLGRLSELAEDKAKKLGGWIPDEASNPANPNFHFKTTGPEIWRDLQGKVGAVISAPGSGGAITGIGRFLKSQDRRVKVIIAGKQNSPFMEYGKTDNPKERERIQLPAVYDPKLIDHYFHVTKDEALHLQADLYEKEGIFAGLTTGTVITGALRFSESIPESERNERNPYNIVILSPDRD from the coding sequence ATGATAGATCCAATTTCCAAAGGAATCGATGACTTAGGCAACAGCTTACTTCAGGCTTTGAACAATGTACAAGGTATCTTTGGAAAAGAACTTTCTGTTGCCAAACCCATTGTAGACAATGTTTTGCAACTGATTGGCAATACCCCTCTCATCCGATTGAATCGAATCGGTTCTGAAAATGCGGGAGTTCAGTTTTATCTCAAAGCAGAATTTTTAAACCCAACGGGGTCTGCAAAAGACAGAACTGCTTTTGCAATGTATTTGGATGCGGAAAAAAGAGGAAAATTAAAAAAAGGAATGTCAGTGGTGCTTGTTGGTGCCGGATCTTCCTCGGTTAGTTTTACTTGGATTGGAAAGGTAAAAGGATATCCTGTATTCTGTTTGGTTCCACTCCAAACCTCCCCAGAACGCATTCAGTTATTACGCAGTTACGGGGCAGAAGTCACTGTCACCAATGAATCAGATTTGGGTCGTCTTTCTGAACTTGCAGAAGATAAGGCGAAAAAGTTGGGTGGATGGATTCCTGATGAAGCTTCCAATCCGGCAAATCCCAATTTCCATTTCAAAACGACAGGTCCTGAGATTTGGAGAGACTTACAGGGTAAAGTCGGCGCTGTGATTTCAGCACCGGGATCTGGTGGAGCAATCACTGGGATTGGAAGATTTTTAAAATCACAAGACCGCCGGGTGAAAGTCATAATTGCGGGAAAACAAAACTCGCCCTTTATGGAATATGGAAAAACTGACAATCCAAAAGAAAGAGAAAGAATCCAACTTCCTGCGGTTTACGATCCAAAATTAATTGATCATTATTTTCATGTGACGAAGGATGAAGCCTTACACCTGCAAGCTGACCTTTATGAAAAAGAAGGAATCTTTGCGGGCCTAACCACGGGAACAGTCATTACTGGTGCTCTTAGGTTTTCGGAATCCATTCCAGAGTCCGAACGAAACGAAAGAAATCCTTATAATATCGTGATTTTATCCCCAGATCGGGATTAA
- the recN gene encoding DNA repair protein RecN, which produces MITHLKIKDFALFESLELSLSDGLTVFTGESGAGKSLIFDALASLFGGRCSTANIRQGKEKYSLQAVLSLTGQNLTKDYLMEQGFRYTGDEIVITKELMKDGKARVKIGESLASTTHLRELGKTMAEIHSQNEQLFLLEKSNQLEFLDRYGNLESLKFKFKSALQQYRHWKQKLNDFEETRRTMLKRKEILEYEIEEIESISPKEGEDESLSSEESLLANGEKLAENYRLVLDELVEKENSILKVFPTLIHAIQKVSILIPEKKEMLEEWEEVYDRLKSLKSVIREEEEELFFSPERLDMVQSRLQDIKKLKKKYNVSLTEINLLLEEKKAELERWNEQAGDEDFLKIKKDQCLTEMKELGFQLSKLRRNVISQFEEDVQKEMADLGLEGGKLQVVLRWEENPEGEVEEGSKSYFLSDSGLDQIEFYFSANPGEKPRPLRKVASGGELSRVMLALRSVLGKQAPSPQMLVLDEVDTGLGGEAAEAMATKLKKLARNSQILLITHTQQVAASGHHQIKIEKRQEGGRTVSNASLLDFEERKRELARMIGGKQVTSAVLKAATDLLMKKAG; this is translated from the coding sequence ATGATCACACATTTGAAAATTAAAGATTTTGCACTCTTTGAATCCTTAGAACTTTCCCTTTCGGATGGTCTGACTGTCTTCACTGGTGAATCCGGTGCAGGAAAATCCTTAATTTTCGATGCATTGGCTTCTTTATTTGGAGGACGTTGTTCGACTGCCAATATTCGGCAAGGAAAGGAAAAGTATTCTTTACAGGCAGTTCTTTCCCTTACTGGACAAAACTTAACCAAAGACTATCTAATGGAACAAGGCTTTCGTTATACGGGAGATGAAATAGTCATCACCAAAGAATTGATGAAAGATGGAAAAGCAAGGGTCAAAATTGGTGAGAGTTTGGCATCAACCACTCATTTACGAGAACTTGGAAAAACAATGGCAGAAATCCATTCCCAGAATGAACAACTCTTTCTATTAGAAAAATCGAACCAGTTAGAATTTTTAGATCGATATGGTAATTTGGAATCTTTAAAATTCAAATTCAAATCTGCCTTACAACAATATCGTCATTGGAAACAAAAGCTCAACGATTTTGAAGAAACTAGAAGGACTATGCTTAAACGAAAAGAAATCCTTGAATATGAAATCGAAGAGATTGAATCTATTTCTCCCAAAGAAGGAGAGGACGAAAGTTTATCTTCCGAAGAATCTCTATTAGCCAATGGAGAAAAATTAGCAGAAAACTATCGTTTGGTGTTGGATGAGTTAGTAGAAAAAGAAAATTCCATTTTGAAAGTATTTCCAACCCTTATTCATGCCATTCAGAAAGTATCCATTTTAATCCCTGAGAAAAAGGAAATGTTGGAAGAATGGGAAGAGGTATATGATAGATTGAAATCCCTGAAGTCTGTCATTAGAGAAGAAGAAGAAGAATTATTTTTTAGTCCTGAAAGGTTGGATATGGTACAGTCCAGACTTCAAGATATAAAAAAACTAAAGAAAAAATACAATGTAAGCCTAACAGAAATCAATCTTCTCTTAGAAGAAAAAAAAGCGGAACTGGAACGTTGGAATGAACAAGCAGGGGATGAAGATTTTTTAAAAATCAAAAAAGACCAATGCTTAACTGAAATGAAGGAACTTGGATTTCAACTTTCCAAGTTACGCAGAAATGTGATTTCCCAGTTTGAAGAAGATGTCCAAAAAGAAATGGCAGATTTAGGATTGGAAGGTGGCAAACTCCAGGTGGTACTCCGATGGGAAGAAAATCCGGAAGGTGAGGTAGAAGAAGGTTCCAAGTCCTATTTTCTTTCAGATTCTGGCCTAGACCAAATCGAGTTCTACTTCAGCGCCAATCCAGGTGAAAAACCACGTCCACTCCGAAAGGTCGCATCAGGGGGTGAGTTATCACGGGTCATGCTTGCTCTAAGAAGTGTCCTTGGAAAACAAGCGCCTTCACCGCAAATGTTAGTTTTGGATGAGGTGGATACCGGACTCGGAGGTGAGGCAGCGGAGGCAATGGCAACAAAGCTTAAAAAACTAGCAAGAAATTCACAAATCCTTCTCATCACCCATACGCAGCAAGTAGCGGCCTCAGGCCACCACCAAATCAAAATCGAAAAACGTCAGGAAGGTGGTAGGACTGTGTCGAATGCCTCACTTCTTGACTTTGAGGAAAGGAAAAGGGAACTGGCACGTATGATTGGAGGTAAACAAGTCACTTCTGCGGTTCTAAAAGCGGCGACAGATTTACTAATGAAAAAAGCGGGGTAG